In a single window of the Solanum stenotomum isolate F172 unplaced genomic scaffold, ASM1918654v1 scaffold16320, whole genome shotgun sequence genome:
- the LOC125850386 gene encoding tetraspanin-8-like: protein MLRLSNNLVGIVNIITFIISIPIIGGGIWLSKQANTECERFLEKPIIALGIFVMLISLAGLIGSCCRVSCFLWIYLVIMFLLIILIFCFTIFAFVVTNKGAGQVLSGRGYKEYRLGDYSNWLQKRVNNHWGKIESCLQDSKICKTLMDDGDNKVEDFYKKHLSALQSGCCKPSNDCNFTYVSATNWTKSSTSSFTNPDCNLWSNDPNVLCYTCESCKAGLLDNIKSDWKRVAILNIIFLVFLILVYSVGCCAFRNNRRHDSYKRYP from the exons atgttGCGTTTGAGTAACAATTTAGTaggaattgttaacataataacatttattatttcaattccAATTATAGGTGGAGGAATTTGGTTATCAAAACAAGCAAATACAGAATGTGAAAGATTTCTTGAAAAACCAATCATAGCACTTGGAATTTTTGTTATGTTAATTTCATTAGCTGGTTTAATTGGTTCATGTTGTAGAGTTTCATGTTTTTTATGGATTTATCTtgttattatgtttttattaattattttaattttttgttttacaaTTTTTGCATTTGTTGTTACTAATAAAGGGGCTGGTCAAGTTTTATCTGGTAGAGGGTATAAAGAATATAGGCTTGGTGATTATTCTAATTGGTTACAAAAAAGAGTTAATAATCATTGGGGTAAAATTGAGAGTTGTTTGCAGGATAGTAAAATATGCAAAACATTGATGGATGATGGGGATAATAAAGTTGAAGATTTTTACAAAAAACATCTATCTGCTCTTCAG TCTGGTTGCTGCAAACCATCAAACGACTGCAACTTCACCTACGTGAGCGCGACTAACTGGACCAAGAGTTCAACCTCATCCTTCACCAATCCTGACTGTAACCTATGGAGCAACGATCCGAATGTGTTGTGTTACACCTGTGAATCCTGCAAAGCCGGGCTATTAGACAATATCAAGAGTGACTGGAAAAGGGTGGCTATACTCAATATCATATTCCTTGTTTTCCTCATTCTTGTTTACTCTGTTGGATGTTGTGCTTTTAGAAACAATAGGCGTCATGATTCATATAAGCGTTACCCTTAA